One Zeugodacus cucurbitae isolate PBARC_wt_2022May chromosome 3, idZeuCucr1.2, whole genome shotgun sequence genomic region harbors:
- the LOC128920452 gene encoding antigen 5 like allergen Cul n 1-like has protein sequence MLNIQYFRFCLVLISLWSCVFTNAYYYCNKQKKLCRNDKHFMCDLDSVPSKGEVLGVLPLTGSMKRLYVDRHNEHRNRIAGGEQKFGLPSRGYFPKATRMREVIWDDELAYIAEIHAKRCHMKHDACHSTERFLVSGQNLYIGGRDDKPKAVINYVLRAIDGWWKEYEYVDDGNALADEFPKGAADWAQVGHFTAMANERAAFVGCGLALCQNCSKFLYCAEVTCNYSPTNLLSTFMYKKGNSSASECDYFQSVPSSKYPHLCENTGKIFKD, from the exons atgttgaatattcaatattttcgattttgtttagtCCTTATTTCGTTATGGTCTTGTGTCTTTACCAACGCTTATTATTACTGTAATAAGCAGAAAAAATTATGTCGCAATGATAAGCATTTTATGTGTGATCTAGATTCTGTG CCTAGCAAAGGCGAAGTTCTTGGTGTTTTGCCATTGACAGGGTCAATGAAACGCCTTTATGTCGATCGTCACAATGAACATCGCAACAGAATAGCAGGAGGTGAACAAAAATTCGGACTTCCAAGCCGTGGATATTTTCCTAAAGCCACTCGCATGCGTGAAGTAATCTGGGATGACGAATTAGCGTATATAGCCGAAATCCATGCGAAGCGTTGTCATATGAAGCACGATGCTTGCCACAGTACTGAACGGTTTCTAGTTTCCGGTCAAAATCTTTATATAGGGGGTAGAGATGACAAGCCAAAGGCAGTGATTAATTATGTTTTGCGTGCGATAGATGGTTGGTGGaaagaatatgaatatgtagaTGATGGAAATGCTCTGGCTGACGAGTTTCCGAAAGG AGCCGCGGACTGGGCCCAGGTCGGTCACTTCACTGCAATGGCCAACGAACGTGCAGCTTTTGTTGGCTGTGGTTTGGCGTTATGTCAAAATTGTTCCAAGTTCCTTTATTGTGCAGAGGTTACTTGTAATTACTCACCCACCAATTTATTAAGTACGTTCATGTACAAAAAAGGCAATTCATCAGCATCTGAATGTGATTATTTTCAAAGTGTTCCAAGTAGTAAATACCCGCATCTGTGCGAAAATACTGgcaaaatttttaaagattaa